Genomic segment of Pongo pygmaeus isolate AG05252 chromosome 1, NHGRI_mPonPyg2-v2.0_pri, whole genome shotgun sequence:
TCCCCTTTGGCTTTGAATGAAGGTTTTTAATCTCCAATGGAGGCCTGGGGTTGGGGTGGTATTTAACAGGACAAGAAGCCCTGACTGTGCATCTTAAGGAGCTGGGAGGTGATGAACCGGAACTGCTGGTAGGTTCTGCAGCTGCGCTAGGTTGGAAACACATGTTCGATGTCACCGGGGTTGAGGTACAGATAAATCAGAAGGCAGCTCCAGAAGCCAAGGGTGAAAAGGGTGCCCAGACCTGGTGTGAATATTTCCCGCTGGATGGGGAGAAAGGGCAGGACCTGAGGCAAGGTCAGTTCCGCCGCTGGTGGTGCACCCTCCCCACCGTGGGAGCCCCGGGCAGCAGCCTCTAGGCTGGGTGACCCAAGTCCTCCTTCCTGGTGCCACATCCTCTATGACTGAGCATGCTGGGTGGCAGCGTCTGCTAAGAGTCCCTACTCCCTGCACAACCTCAGGAGGAGTGTGATGTGAATGCGGCTGGGAGCACATGGCCTTGGGGACAACAAGGCACCCGACTGAGACAAGGCACATCTTGTATGGATCTACCTACCCCTGATTGCAGTTGTTCTTTAGAGCACACAACAAACATTTCTCCTGCAGAGGACAGAAACGGCACAAGAAAGATCAATTTCCCCTGGTCCAAGAAGGGCAGCCTGCTAGGCACCTCATCTGCCCTTGCTAAAGGGAAGGACAGAATAAGAGGGTGGAGCTGGCGGGTAGGCGCATCCATGGTCAAGTCCTGCATGGTCACAGCTAAGGAGGCTGGCTCCACAGGCCTAACAGGCCTAGAAGGCAAGGCAGGTCAGGGAGGGCGCAGGCTCGGGCGGCACCCGGAAGTCAGCAGCGGGCGGACCTGTCCTTTCACTATGATACAGCACAAGCTCGGGAAAGTCACCAGGGAGCAGGAGCCAGGGATCTGGCACCAGTGCTGGGCTCGGGCAGGGCTTCACTTACGCAGCAGGTCCCACAGTGATGAAGGGGATCCAGTGagccctgttttgttttttgtggtgcCATCGTCTTCTTGTGAAGAGCACAGGGTGCTCCATTGACTCCACCGGCTCCATCCATTTTCTTGGGCCTGAGCTGTGGTTCTCTGTGAGTCTTTCCCATCAGCCTGAGTTCCTGCTGCTCCTTTGGTGCTCTTCTAAGGGGACTGGGGGAGGAGGGCCAGGAAGGGGCAGAGAGTTGGGGAGACATTTTCCAGCATGACAAGGAGATACCCAGTACACGGGTGGCTGCGGAAGGCCTTGACTCCAAGTCACAGGGGCAGCAGGAGAAAAGACAACCCCTCCAAGAGTCTGGGTGTCCTCTGAACCCCAAAGGGATCCAacaaagggaagggaggagaccCTTTAGGGATGAGGAGAGACGAGTGCAAGTTACACTTACAGCTTATTGTTCTTCtgtgtatttattaaaatgtccatcttCTCATCCATATCTTTCTGCATTTCCTTCAAGAGAGAATTCAGAACTAGCATCTTCATTTTGAAGGACTTTGGAAatcccttcctcctgcctctctgcAAACCATTCTGCATCTTACTTCCTCAAGAATCCTTGCTAGACTTGGGTAAGGCGGCTTTTGGAGTGTCCGTGACATGTACAGCTTCTCCCCTTCCTCATCCCCCTTCCCCAATGAGACGAAAGCACAGGCAGAGACATTAGGGGACTTTTCCGAAGTCTCTAGGTGAGCCAGAGGCCAGCTACTGTTTTACCTGATCTCACACTTCGGATAAAACCAATGCTTGCCTTGGTTTGATGCCTATAAAATGATGGAACCAAGAAGACCAATCTTGTGGCCCCAAAGACACTTTGACTGCAATGTTTTGACCCTTGCCATGCACCCAGATCCTGCGTATTTGTGTTTGCTTCATCTTTTACCTAATTCCTGGCAAAGATAGTCAACAACGAGTAAAACTGACAGCAGCTAAAGGGATACATCACATGTATTATTCACTCAGaacagaaagaataataaaatcttGACAAAGTTTTGATCTATAAAATGTGACCTGGGTAAACTGAATGGAAATAGTGGACATGAGAAAAATTCTAAGATGGTAGAAGCTAAAACTGACAGTATTTGTTACAGAGAAAAACAGGTTTGGGTTgtcataaaatagaaataaaaacaatttattccaataaaataattttcattaaaaatgaaagatttgGTAACAGTTTAATTGATGTACTATAGAAAATTGATCAAGAAATTACACTGTCTGCATAGAGATGATTTCACAAAATACCTTcttgaaaagcatttttaaatgttagtacaaatttgaataaaatatttgtatttatagacTCAAAATATCCTTGAAGTCAATGTCCCCTAGGTCCAAAACATCAGAGTCAAAATGTCCCATATTCTTACATGTTTCACCAACATG
This window contains:
- the TEX35 gene encoding testis-expressed protein 35 isoform X6 codes for the protein MSAKRAELKKTHLSKNYKAVCLELKPELTKTFDYKAVKQEGRFTKAGVTQDLKNELREVREELKEKMEEIKQIKELMDKDFDKLHEFVEIMKEMQKDMDEKMDILINTQKNNKLPLRRAPKEQQELRLMGKTHREPQLRPKKMDGAGGVNGAPCALHKKTMAPQKTKQGSLDPLHHCGTCCEKCLLCALKNNCNQGGKYSHQVWAPFSPLASGAAF
- the TEX35 gene encoding testis-expressed protein 35 isoform X4, which translates into the protein MSAKRAELKKTHLSKNYKAVCLELKPELTKTFDYKAVKQEGRFTKAGVTQDLKNELREVREELKEKMEEIKQIKELMDKDFDKLHEFVEIMKEMQKDMDEKMDILINTQKNNKLPLRRAPKEQQELRLMGKTHREPQLRPKKMDGAGGVNGAPCALHKKTMAPQKTKQGSLDPLHHCGTCCEKCLLCALKNNCNQGCRTYQQFRFITSQLLKMHSQGFLSC
- the TEX35 gene encoding testis-expressed protein 35 isoform X2, with translation MSAKRAELKKTHLTFDYKAVKQEGRFTKAGVTQDLKNELREVREELKEKMEEIKQIKELMDKDFDKLHEFVEIMKEMQKDMDEKMDILINTQKNNKLPLRRAPKEQQELRLMGKTHREPQLRPKKMDGAGGVNGAPCALHKKTMAPQKTKQGSLDPLHHCGTCCEKCLLCALKNNCNQGAAAEPTSSSGSSPPSSLRCTVRASCPVKYHPNPRPPLEIKNLHSKPKGMSWF
- the TEX35 gene encoding testis-expressed protein 35 isoform X9, yielding MSAKRAELKKTHLTFDYKAVKQEGRFTKAGVTQDLKNELREVREELKEKMEEIKQIKELMDKDFDKLHEFVEIMKEMQKDMDEKMDILINTQKNNKLPLRRAPKEQQELRLMGKTHREPQLRPKKMDGAGGVNGAPCALHKKTMAPQKTKQGSLDPLHHCGTCCEKCLLCALKNNCNQGGKYSHQVWAPFSPLASGAAF
- the TEX35 gene encoding testis-expressed protein 35 isoform X5, with product MSAKRAELKKTHLSKNYKAVCLELKPELTKTFDYKAVKQEGRFTKAGVTQDLKNELREVREELKEKMEEIKQIKELMDKDFDKLHEFVEIMKEMQKDMDEKMDILINTQKNNKLPLRRAPKEQQELRLMGKTHREPQLRPKKMDGAGGVNGAPCALHKKTMAPQKTKQGSLDPLHHCGTCCREIFTPGLGTLFTLGFWSCLLIYLYLNPGDIEHVFPT
- the TEX35 gene encoding testis-expressed protein 35 isoform X1, with amino-acid sequence MSAKRAELKKTHLSKNYKAVCLELKPELTKTFDYKAVKQEGRFTKAGVTQDLKNELREVREELKEKMEEIKQIKELMDKDFDKLHEFVEIMKEMQKDMDEKMDILINTQKNNKLPLRRAPKEQQELRLMGKTHREPQLRPKKMDGAGGVNGAPCALHKKTMAPQKTKQGSLDPLHHCGTCCEKCLLCALKNNCNQGAAAEPTSSSGSSPPSSLRCTVRASCPVKYHPNPRPPLEIKNLHSKPKGMSWF
- the TEX35 gene encoding testis-expressed protein 35 isoform X8, producing MSAKRAELKKTHLTFDYKAVKQEGRFTKAGVTQDLKNELREVREELKEKMEEIKQIKELMDKDFDKLHEFVEIMKEMQKDMDEKMDILINTQKNNKLPLRRAPKEQQELRLMGKTHREPQLRPKKMDGAGGVNGAPCALHKKTMAPQKTKQGSLDPLHHCGTCCREIFTPGLGTLFTLGFWSCLLIYLYLNPGDIEHVFPT